The proteins below are encoded in one region of Silene latifolia isolate original U9 population chromosome 2, ASM4854445v1, whole genome shotgun sequence:
- the LOC141643538 gene encoding uncharacterized protein LOC141643538 produces MQFYSFPQKLRITNSPGKKKKFKMSFKPFTVTGDAILTVLCHRQNYLSPKLYRKHSVGHVMDVVYPSRWNRCLSTSTESTHSEFSDSENAYEVLGISETSSFEEIKVSFRKLAKETHPDLVSSSEADSKRFVEILAAYEILSDPTKRALYDQYLMTTRQIMQKHVRHDSNYHVYETYVTTTKQMEVVEWLRWYRYAVKEILNERSLPAGSGYFDVLQREFYSAVHSAYFGPEILSLDLLPDRFEAEERSVYETPDVLHLVSGRDLFGFVRIADGVIELSDVSHKKLSTSAHVDSDLCQPLDTLGCQTNVADVDDGQPPKRNLEGVKHHVSDAYKDLELHVCGRLIAMATRVPPKVATWELDKETSHDQIHVFLNLHEGASVSRNLLGRITGLGTNPDESACDVYDTSGSKTHVILKHRTPLVKHMHWFQVGDDVSICECRCTRARLPPSKYWLFEPRCSTHDIGGWYVETYGRDNKRKTVPSQRYWDGFNYHQEFEKRLHPAVYLLGLAYRTLDMENARSTKQTLWGIADGKLSRIISWCKKFI; encoded by the exons ATGCAATTTTACTCGTTCCCGCAAAAATTACGCATCACCAATTcaccaggaaaaaaaaaaaaatttaaaatgagCTTCAAACCATTTACCGTTACCGGAGATGCTATCCTCACGGTGCTCTGTCACCGACAAAACTACCTCTCTCCTAAACTATACCGTAAGCACTCCGTGGGCCACGTCATGGATGTCGTCTACCCGAGTCGGTGGAATCGGTGCCTCAGCACCAGCACCGAGTCAACTCACTCCGAGTTCTCCGACTCGGAAAACGCATACGAGGTGTTAGGAATTTCGGAGACCAGCTCATTTGAGGAAATTAAGGTTTCGTTTCGGAAGTTGGCCAAAGAAACGCATCCTGATCTTGTTTCTTCCTCCGAGGCCGATTCGAAACGTTTCGTAGAAATTCTCGCTGCGTACGAG ATACTATCGGACCCAACTAAGAGAGCTCTATATGATCAATATTTGATGACTACCCGGCAAATTATGCAAAAACATGTAAGACACGATTCAAACTATCATGTTTATGAAACCTATGTCACCACAACAAAGCAAATGGAGGTTGTCGAATGGTTGAGATGGTATCGTTATGCTGTCAAAGAGATATTGAATGAAAGAAGTTTGCCAGCTGGTAGTGGTTATTTCGATGTGCTCCAGAGAGAGTTTTATTCAGCCGTACATTCGGCATATTTTGGTCCTGAAATTTTATCTCTGGACCTTCTTCCTGACCGTTTTGAGGCAGAGGAGAGGTCTGTTTATGAAACTCCTGACGTGCTGCACTTGGTTTCGGGCCGTGATCTTTTTGGATTTGTTCGGATAGCTGATGGCGTTATTGAATTATCGGATGTCTCTCATAAAAAACTGAGTACTTCTGCACATGTAGATTCAGATTTGTGTCAACCTTTGGACACTTTGGGCTGTCAAACGAATGTTGCTGACGTGGATGATGGTCAGCCTCCAAAAAGGaatttggaaggtgtcaaacatcaTGTTTCAGATGCGTACAAGGACTTGGAATTGCACGTGTGTGGTAGGCTAATTGCCATGGCAACTAGAGTCCCTCCTAAAGTCGCTACTTGGGAGTTAGACAAGGAGACTTCCCATGATCAGATACATGTTTTTCTTAATTTACATGAAGGTGCGTCAGTTTCAAGGAACCTCTTGGGGAGAATTACTGGACTAGGGACAAACCCTGATGAGAGTGCGTGTGATGTGTATGATACCAGTGGTTCGAAGACACATGTGATCCTGAAGCACAGAACACCACTG GTGAAACACATGCACTGGTTTCAAGTGGGAGATGATGTTTCAATATGTGAGTGTCGATGCACCAGGGCTCGGTTGCCGCCTAGCAA ATATTGGCTGTTTGAACCGCGCTGTAGCACGCATGATATAGGCGGTTGGTACGTGGAAACTTATGGCAGGGATAATAAAAGGAAAACTGTTCCATCACAAAGATATTGGGATGGATTTAATTATCACCAAGAGTTTGAAAA GAGACTCCACCCTGCAGTTTATTTGCTTGGCCTAGCATATCGGACACTTGATATGGAAAATGCGAGGAGCACAAAACAAACTTTATGGGGAATTGCTGATGGAAAATTGTCAAGAATAATTAGCTGGTGCAAGAAATTCATTTAG
- the LOC141643536 gene encoding uncharacterized protein LOC141643536 isoform X2 → MLLTNQIVNSLRNSNFIQKNRNARKRQKTSKAYDLSELAEILPELSSQRKGPVPLPKPGKKCKSRQTLVLHEANRLQGIFSIPTFQSDPLAAIYQHLQSTQPALETKPKKSSNDDKKKKKKKSKKSSAPQPMEM, encoded by the exons ATGCTGCTGACAAATCAGATCGTAAATTCGCTAAGAAACTCAAATTTTATTCAA AAAAACAGGAATGCCAGGAAACGTCAGAAAACTTCGAAAGCATACGACCTTTCCGAGCTTGCTGAGATATTGCCTGAACTTTCCTCTCAACGCAAGGGACCTGTTCCTCTGCCTAAGCCTGGGAAGAAGTGCAAATCCAGACAGACACTAGT TTTGCACGAAGCAAATAGGCTGCAGGGTATCTTTAGCATTCCTACTTTCCAGTCTGATCCTTTAGCCGCTATATATCAGCATTTGCAGAGTACGCAACCTGCTCTGGAAACAAAACCAAAGAAGTCGTCTAATGAtgataagaaaaagaagaagaagaaatcaaAGAAATCATCAGCACCTCAGCCTATGGAGATGTGA
- the LOC141643536 gene encoding uncharacterized protein LOC141643536 isoform X3, whose translation MALDFILACLTYPRQKNRNARKRQKTSKAYDLSELAEILPELSSQRKGPVPLPKPGKKCKSRQTLVLHEANRLQGIFSIPTFQSDPLAAIYQHLQSTQPALETKPKKSSNDDKKKKKKKSKKSSAPQPMEM comes from the exons ATGGCTCTTGATTTTATCCTGGCCTGTTTGACATACCCGAGGCAG AAAAACAGGAATGCCAGGAAACGTCAGAAAACTTCGAAAGCATACGACCTTTCCGAGCTTGCTGAGATATTGCCTGAACTTTCCTCTCAACGCAAGGGACCTGTTCCTCTGCCTAAGCCTGGGAAGAAGTGCAAATCCAGACAGACACTAGT TTTGCACGAAGCAAATAGGCTGCAGGGTATCTTTAGCATTCCTACTTTCCAGTCTGATCCTTTAGCCGCTATATATCAGCATTTGCAGAGTACGCAACCTGCTCTGGAAACAAAACCAAAGAAGTCGTCTAATGAtgataagaaaaagaagaagaagaaatcaaAGAAATCATCAGCACCTCAGCCTATGGAGATGTGA
- the LOC141643536 gene encoding uncharacterized protein LOC141643536 isoform X1 has product MGLDNIRADAADKSDRKFAKKLKFYSKVKENVALLNATKTIGKKNRNARKRQKTSKAYDLSELAEILPELSSQRKGPVPLPKPGKKCKSRQTLVLHEANRLQGIFSIPTFQSDPLAAIYQHLQSTQPALETKPKKSSNDDKKKKKKKSKKSSAPQPMEM; this is encoded by the exons atgggtttggataatatcAG GGCTGATGCTGCTGACAAATCAGATCGTAAATTCGCTAAGAAACTCAAATTTTATTCAA AGGTTAAAGAAAATGTAGCATTGTTAAACGCTACGAAGACTATCGGGAAG AAAAACAGGAATGCCAGGAAACGTCAGAAAACTTCGAAAGCATACGACCTTTCCGAGCTTGCTGAGATATTGCCTGAACTTTCCTCTCAACGCAAGGGACCTGTTCCTCTGCCTAAGCCTGGGAAGAAGTGCAAATCCAGACAGACACTAGT TTTGCACGAAGCAAATAGGCTGCAGGGTATCTTTAGCATTCCTACTTTCCAGTCTGATCCTTTAGCCGCTATATATCAGCATTTGCAGAGTACGCAACCTGCTCTGGAAACAAAACCAAAGAAGTCGTCTAATGAtgataagaaaaagaagaagaagaaatcaaAGAAATCATCAGCACCTCAGCCTATGGAGATGTGA